In Nocardia sp. NBC_00403, the DNA window CAAAGCGTCCGGGCTGCCGCTTACCTGACAACGCAGGGTGGTGCCCTCCACTTCGATGCTGGTCACATTCGGGATTGTCGTGAACTCGGCGAGGGTGACCGGTTCGGTGAAGGTGACCTCAATATTGCGAACGGCGTTGGCGCGCAGCCCTGTCACCGTGTTCAGCGCCACCAGGCTCCCTTCACGGATGATGGCGACCCGGTCGGCGACCGCCTCGACTTCACTCATGATGTGGCTCGACATGAACACCGTCTGACCGTTGGCCGCCGCTTCGGCGGTCATCTCCAGGAAGGTTTGCTGACCGAGAGGGTCTAGACCCGAGGTCGGCTCGTCCAGGATCAGCAGCTCCGGGGAATGCATGAACGCCTGCACCAGCCCGAGCTTCTGCCGGTTGCCCTTGGAGAGGGTTTTGACCAGTGCGCCCTGATCCAATTCGAGCCGTTTACACAGCGAGTCGATCCGTTGCGCATCGACGCCGCCGCGTAGAGCGGCCAGGAATCGCAGCGTCGCACCAACGCGCTGGCGGCCCGGTACGACGAAGTCTCCAGCGAGGTACCCGATCCTCGCGTGTAACGCCACTGCGTCCGCCCGTGGGTCAAGGCCCAGAACCCGGGCGGAGCCGCCGGTTGGGCGGATCAAGTCGAGTAGCAGCCGGATGGTTGTCGATTTGCCTGCTCCGTTCGGGCCCAGGTAACCGAACACCTCGCCGCTGCGGACTTCCAGGGATAACTCGACCAGACCTCGGACCGAACCGTAGGTCTTGCTGAGCCCTTGAAGCTCAATCACGTTCACCATCATTCAATCGTACTGAAGTTTCAGAGATCTGTAAATATTCGGAACAGTTGGAGGTTTGCTACGTTTGAACACGTGGGAACCAACGAGCGATTGCGGGCAGCCGCGGAGAAGCTGGCCTTGATATTGTCCGACGGCGGCGGCATGCAGCGATCCACCGCTCGGGTGATGACAGCCCTGCTCTACACCGAGCAGGACACGATGACCGCCGCCGATCTGTGCGAGGAACTCTCGATCAGCTCCGGCGCGGTCTCGACCGCGATCAAACATCTCATCCCGGTCGGGTTGATCGAACGCGTGCCGGCCCCGGGCAGCCGCCGCGACCACTATCGCTTCCGCAGAGGCGCGTGGGCGGCATTGATGTCGCAGCAGAACACGATGCTGGCCACCATGCGCACCGCGGCCCAGGAAGGCATCGACGCGACCAGTGAGGACACCGTCACCGC includes these proteins:
- a CDS encoding ABC transporter ATP-binding protein, producing the protein MIELQGLSKTYGSVRGLVELSLEVRSGEVFGYLGPNGAGKSTTIRLLLDLIRPTGGSARVLGLDPRADAVALHARIGYLAGDFVVPGRQRVGATLRFLAALRGGVDAQRIDSLCKRLELDQGALVKTLSKGNRQKLGLVQAFMHSPELLILDEPTSGLDPLGQQTFLEMTAEAAANGQTVFMSSHIMSEVEAVADRVAIIREGSLVALNTVTGLRANAVRNIEVTFTEPVTLAEFTTIPNVTSIEVEGTTLRCQVSGSPDALLRTLVAHQVVALSVTEPALEDLFHGYYTGESDAA
- a CDS encoding GbsR/MarR family transcriptional regulator, which produces MQRSTARVMTALLYTEQDTMTAADLCEELSISSGAVSTAIKHLIPVGLIERVPAPGSRRDHYRFRRGAWAALMSQQNTMLATMRTAAQEGIDATSEDTVTAHRLYEMQDFYAYMTNELVPLIDRWREQYAAEHD